From the Paenibacillus tianjinensis genome, the window CAACGTTTCGATTGGATAAATGCAGAGGTTCGTGATTATTAATACAGCCGGATAGGATAAAAACCTCTACAACTATAGGTAAACATATCTTCGTTAAAGGGGTATTGTCCTTGATGCCAACCTCTGTAAAACCTGCTGCTTCGCCCACAAAAAAACTGCTTCCATTCATAATTGTCGCCTTTGGATTCACCTGGCTGTGCTGGCTGCCGCTCCTGCTCAATAAGCAGTTCGAAGCTGGTATGCCGGTGCTGCCCGGTCAATTCTATCTAGGCTCCTTCGGGCCGCTGCTCGGCACACTGGTCAGCCTCCGGCTGCCCGGTGAAGGAGGGATTACCACCTGGAGCAAAACCGCATTTTCTCTTGCTTTCTCCAAAAAGTGGCTGGCCATTGCCGCAGGTCTGCCGCTCGCTTACGGGGCGGTCGCTGTATTGGCCCACACGCTGATCACGGGGAGTATGCCGGATATGCACAAGTTCGGCCTCACCTCTGACCTGCCGCCGCGGTTTAACATCTGGATGACCTCAGGGGTATGGATGCTGACCTTCGGTATCGGGGAGGAGAGCGGCTGGCGCGGTTATTTGCTGCCTGCACTGCACAAGCGCTACTCCCTGTTCACCTCTGCTCTGCTGGTGGCACTGATCTGGATGGCCTGGCATTTACCTGCCTTCTGGTTCAATGAAAGCTATCTTGGAATGGGCTTTGGCATCATTGGCTGGGCGATCAGCCTGACCTACGGTTCAGTCGTGCTGGCCTGGATCTGTGAAGGCAGCCGCTGGAGCATCCTTCCTGTCATCGTATGGCACGGCATTTTTGATCTGCTGACCGCCAGCGACCAGGCTGCTGAGGTAATGGCGATGGTCTGCAGTATGCTGGTCATTCTCCATGGCATCCTGCTGATGCGGATCCTCGGCAGACGCCGCAGCCAACCGCCCAGGCTGTAAACGGCAAAGGGAGAGGATTCAACCAGTTGCTCCACTTATCCGAGCAAGACAAAATAAAGAGCAAGTCACATTCCTGTGACTTGCTCTTTTGTCTTTTATTACAGCCTACAGCCGCGATTTTATCCGGTTTAGAAATTAAAGTTATCCGGATCGGGACCGAACCGGTGATTCTGGTTCAAATCCTCAATCGCCTTGACGTCTTCGTCACTCAGGGTGAAGTCAAAGAATCCGGCATTTTCGACGATCCGCTCGGCATGCACCG encodes:
- a CDS encoding CPBP family intramembrane glutamic endopeptidase codes for the protein MPTSVKPAASPTKKLLPFIIVAFGFTWLCWLPLLLNKQFEAGMPVLPGQFYLGSFGPLLGTLVSLRLPGEGGITTWSKTAFSLAFSKKWLAIAAGLPLAYGAVAVLAHTLITGSMPDMHKFGLTSDLPPRFNIWMTSGVWMLTFGIGEESGWRGYLLPALHKRYSLFTSALLVALIWMAWHLPAFWFNESYLGMGFGIIGWAISLTYGSVVLAWICEGSRWSILPVIVWHGIFDLLTASDQAAEVMAMVCSMLVILHGILLMRILGRRRSQPPRL